The DNA sequence tgtaagaGAATATAAAGAGAATACAACTATAACAATAACGATCAGGAgacatttctacattttctacacctttttttattatttttataatttctgaaGAACCACCATTACCTTGTAATTAATGTTTCTGAGTCGAAGTTTtttctacacatttttttttcaatttatgtaACTATGAAGTTTTAAAAGCTGTAAGAGACTAGCAAAGTTCACACCACAGCTATAACAATAAGATTACATCGTTTTTGGTTTTTCCACTGAAAGCAGATAATAACTTAGCCGGGCAATAAAAAATGCCATCCTTTAATTGGACAGTAATTGGAAGATGGTTTAGAATAATGTTGGCATCAATATTTCTGGAAGCAGATGTAGTATAGTTTTCATTGGCCTTAactcagattttttaaattgtcgACCTAGCAGCAGGACTTCCGTTAATGTCAGACAGCTTCAGCGAGCTGGTCTCCGGTTGGCTGACCTCTGCTTTAAAGCTCACTGAACACACAGAGCTCAGCTGTATTTCCACAGGCAACGCTGGCCATAGGCCAGAGCTTATCTTCCACCTGCAGAAAGACCAAAGCTGGGAAGGGAGGAACGTGAACGGGCAGCAAATGGCTGGGCCTGCTAATCACGAAGGAAACGTGCTTAAGCCCTCTATGCTCCACTGGGCTGATTAGGCTTAATTAAGGCTGCTCGTGTGTCTCTGATGAGCCAACCGATTTTCTTATGAGGACACTGCTGGTGCTGCCACCTCACTGGGCAGGGGCTTACTGAAAAAGAGCTTATTTCAACCATTTACGTACCTGAAGACTACAGAATAgttccaaaaataaatcaattattagaataaaattatttattctgttctagaatgtaaatatacatatgaattcatataatattagacattaatgatgcattaaagTAATAGCTTTTTCACCTTTCCTGATGTAAAATAGGTTTTACAATggactataaaatattttctcaacGAGTGAATTactttttctgatttttttgcacttaaaaatgtattaaatgtaaatataatgtacatatataaaatataaatatctatacatatatactgtggAGTTTAAAATAGTGCGGTTGATTTACTGGTTGGATATGATATTAAATGCAGtgcagttttgtttaatttcttgCATACAGTGGTCAGACAAAAGATGCGCAGTGCTTGAAGACACATTTGAAAGAGATTTTTGGGTTTAGATTTTGAAAGGAGTAATTTTCATCTTTTAGTTTCAGTGGTCTCTTAGAAACGTATTGATTGTATTTGAAAGATGTGACAAAATTCTCTGATTGGCCTTTCTATACAGTACTCAAGAAGTGCTATTTAGGGTCAGGTATTAGTCTTAGCTGTTTTTAGCTGTGTAACAGCTTAACATGTTCTTGGTTACCTGAATGTTGGGGATAGATTGATCTGATCTTTTTAAAGCTGGCCTTAAATGTCCTCCTATCGTTATTGCactaattattttcattttatttttgttgtatttaagcAATAAGGCTTTCCCATTTTATTTACCAAACTGGgcttctttatttattagtgtatataaagtgatgacatttataatgttacaaataatttctgattcaactttctatttattaaataatcatgAAAAACGTCCGCAACTGTatgcagcacagctgtttttaacgttaataatattttgcatttttagagaTATTCTAGAGCATGAatgattagaatgatttgtTAAGAATCATGTGGCTGAAGACTGAattaatgactgctgaaaaatcacacaagcaagttatatttaaaatatgttaaaatagaaacaattattacaatttttaatctttcataacattactgtgtttttgatcataCAATCACAGTATTGTTATGcataagatttttatttactttagtaataaaattattaatttagtgtgtgtatgtatgtatgtatatatactacaATTAAACTTAATGTTAAGCCTTGgctgttaacatttttaataacggTAATAACTTGTCATTATTAAGTCAAAATAATGCTGCTGTTTGTAGGAGGAGGCAAAAGAatttagagagtgtgtgtcaggCACTTTATTGGTGATAAAACAATTATCTTAATAGGTTTGAAACCTTCAGCCTCTATTTTCTAACAACTAGGTGAAATTtccttcattcatctttcattttgctttgaaatcaatttttgctgtgaaaaacaatatatatttgtggaGCTTCTTTGAAAATGCCTTTTAGATGTTGTTTTACGGTGATGGGTAATTTTTTTGACAATTGTTTTAGGAATGCAAGTTTTGATTTTACTTTTCATAATTCACTGAGTTCTGTTTCTCTCCCTTTTTCTCAAGGTTATCAGTGTGGCAGATGATGAAAATAAACTCTCGGTAAGCATCATCTTCAAGCATCGCATAAGTGACAAGACATTTAGATATCTGaaggcatttctttttttccccccctatAGGCTAAACCACGCCTCCAGAGAGGAGGAAGCTCCGCCTCCCTACACAACACCCTCATGAGAAACAGCATTTTCCAGCTAATGATTCACACACTCGATCCTCTCAGCGAAGGTAATTTGCAAATACATACACTCCAGATTTACAAATAGACACGCATTGACGTGCATCGTTAAgtcttattaataaattatgtgaTATATTCTAGGGAAGTTTAAGGAGAAGGCATCGATTCTACACAAGATTGCAAGAAAAAAGGGACAAGATGAGGCAAATGGTGTTGGTATgtttactattatattttacaacattgCTTAGCTTGTTTTATTCAccgaaaagtgtttttttttcatgccaaCTCTGTTTGGAAAAGTATATGAGAAGTAAAGGGATTATacataaactaaatatttacttCACTAATAAGCATCTAAATGTTCCAATATTGTAAGGGTTTCTGGGGATTTCAGTGCTTAAAtcacataattaaatattatagtaatgaagtaacttttaattttaaaattctgttGTTTAATTTTCTAGTTGACAAGAATGTCCCCAACAGCAGTAATGTGGAGGTGGAAGTCACTCCGCCTATGAATGGCAGTGCTGGAGCTGAGGTGATGTCGCAACGCAACTAGATCATCTTGATGTGTTCAAATATATTGGAATCCTTAtctgatattaaaatatcacaagCAACTGAATGGCCTCATGTTTTTGTGGCTCTAATCTCAAAGGccgaggaggaggaagatgaagacCAGCCTCTGAGCTTGGCGTGGCCAGATACGCCGAGGAAGCAAGCAACATACCTCTTCATCTTCCCCATCGTCTTTCCATTGTGGCTGTCACTGCCAGATGTCCGCAGAGAtgtacgtgttttttttttcttttttacattaatttaaatgcaaaataccaacaaaccaaacatcaatggaaagaatatttatttagctttcagatgatATAGGTCTAAATTTCAAAATGAACCCTTACGACGGGTTTTGTAGTCCAAGGTCACATTTGTAAAtttactgctgtttttaatgtttgaataGCATGCTGCCTCTTCCTTATCTTTCCTTTTATCCTCTCCTGTTCCGCAGACATCAAAAAAGTTCTTTCCGATCACATTTTTGGGATCTATTTCTTGGATTGCTGTTTTCTCTTACATGATGGTGTGGTGGGCTCATCAGGTACCTCAACTTCACCAATAGCGCGCAATGAACCAGTTTCACACAGTTTCTTTCACCATATATTGCATCACTATTTTAATATAGTGATGCTCTGGCATTACTGCGTGTATGtctgaaacagagagaaagagcagtGTTTGCTTCCTTACAACACTAATGTAAATCTGTAACTATACGTATCTGTATCTGTATCTGTAAGACGTACTTTAAAAACTAGCCAAATCCCAAAGCCAATAAGCTGTTCTTGTCTTTTCCCAAACTGTTCTTTAGCTCCGCTTCAGCTCCCTGTGTAGAAAATCACCTAAACCCATTGCTGTTGTTCTCTACCACAATTAGAAACCAGGAAATCAATTATGGTTACTTAAcataataaatctttttatataaaagtttaaaatcagACAACCAAAAATAGTGGGGTCTTTAAATATTGGACAGTGGAGGGACTTTTGGGTCAAGAAGTTTGATAACCACTGAAAATTACTGAAAGAAAAACTTTTTGGATTGTACTGGATCTGATATTCTGTTAAacctgtttattcattttaatgattcataTCTAGATGAGATGGATGTTAGGCCTTTGCCATAAGATACTGATATGATACTTGGATATGATAACCCTATTCATAGTGTAGTGTCATTAATGTATTCTTATCATGGTACCATTTCAAAAATTGTGGTTTACAAAACGTAGTAACTAAAAGGGGAGTTTCTACCTGATTTAACTAAACGTTTTGTtggtataaattaatttaaaatttatttcgCTGGTATTTTGTTGGAGTTAAGACATTGATGCATATAAGTTGGAACAgttcatatattttgtatataggCCTATACTTAAATAAAACCAGCTATCAGGTGTTACAATTTGCCATGTTTTCGGTaaacagtgttgttattgttaccaaaatgaaaaacaaaaaaagatttctcACTCTTACCGAATCTGAACATTTTGTTgacattctgtcattaaatactcaccctcatgtccttccaaacccgtaagacctttgctCATCTTttgaatacaaattaagatattgttCATGAAATCAGAGAGGCATCTGGCCCTCCATAGACATCAGCATAACTGGAATGATTCAGGTCCAGAGACGTAGTAAACacatcagtaaaacagtccatgtgtcATCAGCAGCTCAAGATgttatgagaatacttttttttgcgcaacgaaaacaaaaataacatgatttactcaaccattcttctagTCTGCTGCCATTTTAGAGGGTATATCAGAACGTATTTGACATAATCTGCGGTTGTTTACTCTTAAGGGAAAGCGTGTTTTAACTCTAGGGAGAAGAacggttgagtaaattatttttgttttctttgcacaaaaaagtatAGTAGGAATTAGAGcaactgatgtcacatcctgttttactgatgtatttatcacgtctctggacctggatcatttcagttgtgctgctgtctatgaagggtcagatggctctcagatttcatcaaaaatatcttaactgATGAACGAttgtcttacgggtttggaacgacatgagggtgagtaattaatgacagaattttaattctgggtgaactaaccctttaatgacGCTTGAGGCTAATGTCAATTTAACCCAATTTCATCACAGTATTTTCATGGAAAGTTTCAAACACCCAGTGCAAATTTCCTACAGGTTGGTGAGACTATTGGAATCACGGAGGAGATCATGGGTTTGACTATTCTAGCGGCTGGCACCTCCATTCCTGATCTCATCACCAGTGTTATTGTTGCCCGCAAGGGTCTCGGCGACATGGCCGTCTCCAGCTCAGTCGGCTCCAACATATTTGACATCACTGTGGGGTGAGAGATCTTCAATTTCATAATTAGCACAAGAATCATCATGCTCTAGACCGCCTATTGTAAAACAACCTTCCCTGTGTCTCTTCACTGTCCCCAGCCTGCCTTTTCCGTGGCTGCTCTTCTCGATCTTGAACGACATGTCTGCAGTGACCGTGAGCAGCAACGGCCTGTTCTGCGCCATCGTTCTGCTCTTCCTCATGCTCCTCTTCGTCATTATCTCCATCGCTGTGTGCAAGTGGAAGATGAGCAAGCTGCTGGGTTTCTTCATGTTCCTGCTCTACTTTGTGTTCCTGGTGGTCAGCGTAATGCTGGAGGACAAGATCATCATCTGCCCGGTCTCCATTTGAATCCTTTATCGTGCACGCCGCTGCTCTTTTTCTGAGAACAGACCCTTATTTATTGGGCATCCGAATGATAACACGAGAGCTTGACCGCAGCTGCGCTGTGGCACC is a window from the Puntigrus tetrazona isolate hp1 chromosome 1, ASM1883169v1, whole genome shotgun sequence genome containing:
- the slc24a2 gene encoding sodium/potassium/calcium exchanger 2-like, with product MDPMFPSVKLGSDRTPLQRNSKRQRVHHVRRKLRPSRIFGFILSISALTLFLSWSAFTFTLGPFPRWTPLTSLNNHDGLAAPVPHRTVLSSDEERNVSADSPIAMASSDEHSQGDYPEDLFSLEERRQGAVVLHMFGMMYMFIALAIVCDEFFVPALTVITEKLEISDDVAGATFMAAGGSAPELFTSVIGVFVSHSNVGIGTIVGSAVFNILFVIGMCALFSREILNLTWWPLFRDVTFYIIGLIMLIVFFLDNHITYFESIGLLLCYASYVTFMKYNVTVETLIKTKLLRNQVDDIEAPPKVISVADDENKLSAKPRLQRGGSSASLHNTLMRNSIFQLMIHTLDPLSEGKFKEKASILHKIARKKGQDEANGVVDKNVPNSSNVEVEVTPPMNGSAGAEAEEEEDEDQPLSLAWPDTPRKQATYLFIFPIVFPLWLSLPDVRRDTSKKFFPITFLGSISWIAVFSYMMVWWAHQVGETIGITEEIMGLTILAAGTSIPDLITSVIVARKGLGDMAVSSSVGSNIFDITVGLPFPWLLFSILNDMSAVTVSSNGLFCAIVLLFLMLLFVIISIAVCKWKMSKLLGFFMFLLYFVFLVVSVMLEDKIIICPVSI